A stretch of Triticum aestivum cultivar Chinese Spring chromosome 1D, IWGSC CS RefSeq v2.1, whole genome shotgun sequence DNA encodes these proteins:
- the LOC123172550 gene encoding G-type lectin S-receptor-like serine/threonine-protein kinase B120, with translation MDLSRSATCTVAAVAVVCLMLPRPCAPAGDQLAVGELLLLGKSVVSDGGAFALGFFVPDDATPARQYLGIWYNNIPGRPTVVWVANRETPLFANRTSSSSGPAPALALANDSTLVLSGADGGVLWTSGVPSVGTSSSSSSAVLRNDGNLVVRSPNGTALWQSFDHPTDTLIPGMKVRMSHRTLRGDIFVSWKSPGDPAPGSFSYGVDPGTYIQLLLWNGTRPYWRSPVWTGIAVTTNYIGAGTVIYTAVVDTTEEISTAFTVSDGASPTRYVITSSGEFQVVSWNGTASAWATLDSWPGSSGCSRYGYCGAYGYCDVMAAACRCLDGFEPANAAEWSDGRFEQGCRRKEALPPCGVLDGEGFLPMPSMKVPDKFLLEGGNRSAEECAARCAANCSCVAYAYADLQSSSAKGEVSRCLVWVGDLVDTQMIGGRMAVNGETLYLRVAVAAAASRGRNASKNALKIVLPVVASVLMLTCIFCLWFCRLKDKGRRTNSTESQNKLTASNWNEMGQGDHTEDLELPCIRFADIVTATRNFSETCMIGRGGFGKVYKGTLDRGQVVAIKRLSKNSDQGAEEFKNEAILISKLQHRNLVRLLGCCTEAAEKLLIYEYLPNKGLDTILFDSAMKSVLDWPTRLGIIKGVARGLLYLHQDSRLTVIHRDLKASNVLLDAEMRPKIADFGMAKIFGDNQVKADTKRVVGTYGYIAPEYLTAGVFSVKSDVYSFGVLLLEIVSGVRISSSDGIMEFPSLIAFAWSLWREGKARDLVDPSMAGSCSTDEALLCIHVGLLCVEDEPSRRPLMSSVVSIFENGSVSSMSLPTPIQPAYFTMMEERRDDTVNTRNTMTMTVLEGR, from the exons ATGGATCTATCACGTTCCGCCACCTGCACCGTCGCGGCCGTCGCCGTCGTCTGCCTCATGTTGCCGCGTCCCTGCGCGCCGGCCGGCGACCAGCTGGCCGTCGGCGAGCTGCTCTTGCTCGGGAAATCCGTCGTGTCCGACGGCGGCGCCTTCGCTCTGGGCTTCTTCGTCCCGGACGATGCCACCCCGGCCAGGCAGTACCTCGGCATATGGTACAACAACATCCCCGGCCGCCCCACCGTCGTATGGGTGGCCAACCGGGAAACACCACTCTTCGCCAACCgcacttcctcctcctccggcccggccccggcgctcgcgcTGGCCAACGACTCCACCCTCGTCCTgtccggcgccgacggcggcgttcTTTGGACATCCGGCGTGCCCTCCGTGGGtacctcgtcctcgtcctcatccgcCGTGCTTAGGAACGACGGCAACCTAGTCGTCCGGTCGCCGAACGGGACCGCGCTGTGGCAGAGCTTCGACCACCCGACGGACACCCTCATCCCGGGCATGAAGGTCCGGATGAGCCACCGGACGCTGCGGGGTGACATCTTCGTGTCTTGGAAGTCCCCCGGCGACCCGGCGCCGGGAAGCTTCTCCTACGGCGTGGACCCCGGTACGTACATCCAGCTGCTCCTGTGGAACGGGACGCGCCCCTACTGGCGCTCTCCCGTGTGGACGGGGATCGCCGTCACCACCAACTACATCGGTGCTGGCACCGTCATCTACACGGCGGTTGTCGACACCACCGAGGAGATCTCCACGGCCTTCACTGTCTCCGACGGCGCCTCGCCCACGCGCTACGTGATCACCAGCTCGGGCGAGTTCCAGGTCGTCAGCTGGAACGGCACCGCGTCGGCCTGGGCAACGCTCGATTCGTGGCCAGGGTCCAGCGGGTGCAGCCGGTACGGCTACTGCGGCGCGTACGGGTACTGCGACGTCATGGCGGCGGCGTGCAGGTGCCTCGACGGCTTCGAACCGGCCAACGCGGCGGAGTGGAGCGACGGCAGGTTCGAGCAGGGCTGCCGGCGGAAGGAGGCGCTGCCGCCGTGCGGCGTCTTGGATGGGGAAGGATTCCTGCCGATGCCGAGCATGAAGGTGCCGGACAAGTTCTTGCTGGAGGGCGGCAACCGGAGCGCGGAGGAGTGCGCGGCGAGGTGCGCGGCGAACTGCTCGTGCGTGGCTTACGCGTACGCCGACCTGCAAAGCAGCAGTGCCAAGGGGGAAGTGAGCCGGTGCCTCGTCTGGGTCGGGGACCTCGTCGACACGCAGATGATCGGCGGGCGCATGGCTGTCAACGGCGAGACGCTCTACCTCCGGGTtgccgttgctgctgctgcttccagAG GAAGAAATGCAAGCAAAAACGCACTGAAAATTGTGCTGCCGGTGGTAGCAAGTGTCCTGATGCTCACATGCATTTTCTGTTTATGGTTCTGCAGGCTCAAAG ACAAGGGAAGAAGAACCAACTCAACCGAGAGCCAAAACAAGCTGACCGCGTCTAATTGGAATGAAATGGGCCAAGGAGATCACACTGAAGATCTTGAGTTGCCATGCATACGGTTTGCCGACATTGTTACCGCCACACGGAACTTCTCCGAAACATGCATGATCGGACGTGGAGGCTTCGGCAAGGTTTACAAG GGAACATTAGACAGGGGTCAAGTGGTTGCTATCAAGAGGCTGAGTAAAAATTCAGATCAAGGAGCAGAGGAGTTCAAGAACGAGGCCATTTTGATCTCCAAACTTCAGCACAGGAACCTGGTTCGTCTCCTTGGCTGCTGCACCGAGGCAGCAGAGAAGCTGCTCATCTACGAGTACCTGCCCAACAAAGGCCTGGACACCATCCTCTTCG ACAGTGCAATGAAATCGGTGCTAGACTGGCCGACGCGGCTGGGGATCATCAAGGGCGTGGCGAGGGGGCTCCTCTACCTACACCAGGACTCTCGGCTGACGGTGATACACAGGGACCTCAAGGCCAGCAACGTGCTGCTGGACGCGGAGATGAGGCCCAAGATAGCGGATTTCGGCATGGCCAAGATTTTCGGTGACAACCAGGTGAAGGCCGACACCAAGCGCGTCGTCGGAACATA TGGCTACATTGCTCCCGAGTACTTGACGGCGGGCGTCTTCTCCGTCAAAtccgacgtgtacagcttcggcgtgCTGCTCCTGGAGATTGTGAGTGGTGTCAGGATCAGCTCTTCCGATGGCATCATGGAGTTCCCGAGCCTTATTGCCTTT GCATGGAGCTTGTGGAGGGAAGGGAAGGCAAGAGACCTGGTGGATCCATCCATGGCAGGGAGCTGTTCAACTGATGAGGCATTGCTCTGCATCCACGTCGGGCTGCTCTGCGTCGAGGACGAACCAAGCAGGAGGCCGCTCATGTCATCCGTCGTGTCCATATTTGAGAACGGAAGTGTGTCCTCCATGTCGCTCCCGACGCCGATCCAGCCTGCATATTTCACAATGATGGAAGAGAGGAGAGACGATACTGTGAACACCAGAAACACAATGACCATGACGGTTCTCGAGGGAAGGTAG
- the LOC123182570 gene encoding uncharacterized protein isoform X2: MQKAQTRETSTCSLAKSSSLNMLFLLLLQLLAITTLPFSANNATQLVYDTEGNVLSSKQNYYILPAKRATGGGLRALPTGLRFCSERLDWHLTNQVPDSSSGEPKHVAAGSEEGLRSFPVFRVEKHGTGLLGYKIVSCVDKGPCKDVGLHATKNKTWLTLKMEMPQTRETSTCNLPKSCPLNMFFLLRLFAIAILPCSANNATQLVYDTEGNELNSKSNYYILPAKPASGGGLKAIPTGLRCLHFVVEERSETTLLDTPMRFMPLPEHASTTEPIRLSSDIWIRLSSDIWIEFHDLRSFCSERLDWHLTEQVPESSSGEPKHMAAGSEEGLRSFGVFRDGSLGI; encoded by the exons ATGCAGAAGGCTCAAACTAGGGAAACTAGCACTTGCAGTTTAGCAAAGAGTTCCTCCTTGAATAtgctcttccttctcctcctccagctCCTTGCCATCACCACCCTCCCTTTCTCTGCCAACAACGCCACCCAACTAGTCTATGACACGGAGGGCAATGTGCTAAGTAGCAAGCAAAATTACTACATCCTCCCTGCTAAACGTGCGACCGGCGGGGGCCTCAGAGCTTTGCCTACTGGCCTGCG CTTTTGCTCTGAAAGGCTAGATTGGCACCTTACCAATCAGGTACCGGATTCGTCATCAGGAGAGCCTAAACACGTGGCCGCCGGCAGTGAAGAGGGCCTAAGATCGTTTCCGGTGTTCCGGGTTGAGAAGCATGGCACAGGTCTCTTGGGATATAAGATAGTTTCATGTGTTGACAAGGGGCCATGCAAAGATGTAGGTTTGCATGCTACTAAGAACAAGACGTGGCTGACC CTCAAGATGGAGATGCCTCAAACTAGGGAAACTAGCACTTGCAACTTACCAAAGAGTTGCCCCTTGAATATGTTCTTCCTCCTCCGTCTCTTCGCTATCGCCATCCTGCCTTGCTCTGCCAACAACGCCACCCAACTGGTCTATGACACAGAAGGCAACGAGCTAAATAGCAAGTCAAATTACTACATCCTCCCAGCCAAACCTGCAAGCGGTGGCGGCCTCAAAGCCATCCCAACCGGTCTACGGTGCCTACATTTTGTGGTCGAGGAGCGCAGCGAGACGACTCTCCTCGACACGCCCATGCGATTCATGCCGTTGCCAGAACACGCTTCTACCACTGAGCCGATCCGCCTTTCGAGTGACATATGGATCCGCCTTTCGAGTGACATATGGATCGAGTTTCACGACTTGAGAAGCTTTTGCTCCGAAAGGCTAGATTGGCACCTTACCGAACAGGTGCCGGAGTCGTCATCAGGAGAGCCTAAACACATGGCTGCCGGCAGTGAAGAGGGCCTAAGATCATTTGGGGTGTTCCGGGACGGATCTCTCGGGATATAA
- the LOC123182570 gene encoding uncharacterized protein isoform X1, which translates to MKRSPIVSQARQGASASSSEANPNPAVAKVVLSLDPLSSAEPSLQLKMEMPQTRETSTCNLPKSCPLNMFFLLRLFAIAILPCSANNATQLVYDTEGNELNSKSNYYILPAKPASGGGLKAIPTGLRCLHFVVEERSETTLLDTPMRFMPLPEHASTTEPIRLSSDIWIRLSSDIWIEFHDLRSFCSERLDWHLTEQVPESSSGEPKHMAAGSEEGLRSFGVFRDGSLGI; encoded by the exons ATGAAGCGCTCCCCCATCGTCTCCCAGGCCCGGCagggcgcctccgcctcctccagcgAAGCTAACCCTAACCCGGCCGTCGCCAAGGTCGTGCTGTCCCTCGACCCCCTCAGCTCCGCTGAGCCCTCCCTCCAG CTCAAGATGGAGATGCCTCAAACTAGGGAAACTAGCACTTGCAACTTACCAAAGAGTTGCCCCTTGAATATGTTCTTCCTCCTCCGTCTCTTCGCTATCGCCATCCTGCCTTGCTCTGCCAACAACGCCACCCAACTGGTCTATGACACAGAAGGCAACGAGCTAAATAGCAAGTCAAATTACTACATCCTCCCAGCCAAACCTGCAAGCGGTGGCGGCCTCAAAGCCATCCCAACCGGTCTACGGTGCCTACATTTTGTGGTCGAGGAGCGCAGCGAGACGACTCTCCTCGACACGCCCATGCGATTCATGCCGTTGCCAGAACACGCTTCTACCACTGAGCCGATCCGCCTTTCGAGTGACATATGGATCCGCCTTTCGAGTGACATATGGATCGAGTTTCACGACTTGAGAAGCTTTTGCTCCGAAAGGCTAGATTGGCACCTTACCGAACAGGTGCCGGAGTCGTCATCAGGAGAGCCTAAACACATGGCTGCCGGCAGTGAAGAGGGCCTAAGATCATTTGGGGTGTTCCGGGACGGATCTCTCGGGATATAA